In Pigmentibacter ruber, a genomic segment contains:
- the cdaA gene encoding diadenylate cyclase CdaA produces the protein MNYLESIKSIISWKAFIDISLVAFLLYQIISMLKGTRAAQVLIGMLVIFITYVFSSMLQFDTLHWIISKFYSSFIIVVIVLFQDDIRRLLTRFGRGPFATGLDSVSGTNIIEEITNAAKSLSHERIGALIVFERSVGLDKLYDHSIMLDAVVSEQLLSSIFQSFSPLHDGAVIIKKDRINCASAQLPLSKNPRFSKKMGTRHSAAVGISEETDAVVLVVSEETGNISIAWEGNLQRQSSSEAARKMLSILLLPRGQNSKIMYWFENFVIFKIHKIYIKSKSFLNSPFSKNYKKSDKQLQRKVSSLENLAMQQAELSIQQVEYENKIASNIPNNIHIRFPRSSKIKDIKSNDMQFISSNILSKNQNLNITQNINENIIEDENDLNENDDHKNKNGSEKNKALKAITEIAPEDRFDPPIPKSPPPRDVSIGGIPLDPPIEKNKKDEEKNKKDDINLNDKKQKDEPK, from the coding sequence ATGAATTACTTAGAGTCAATTAAATCTATAATTTCTTGGAAAGCATTTATCGACATATCATTGGTCGCATTTTTGCTTTATCAAATTATATCAATGCTTAAAGGTACTCGTGCGGCCCAAGTGTTGATAGGCATGCTCGTAATTTTTATTACTTATGTTTTTTCAAGTATGCTACAATTTGATACATTGCATTGGATTATAAGTAAATTTTACTCCTCCTTTATTATTGTAGTTATAGTTCTCTTTCAAGATGATATACGCCGTCTTCTAACTCGATTTGGTAGAGGACCTTTTGCTACTGGTCTTGATTCCGTTTCTGGTACAAACATTATAGAAGAAATTACAAATGCCGCTAAATCTTTAAGTCATGAAAGAATTGGAGCGCTTATAGTATTTGAACGTTCTGTGGGATTAGATAAATTGTATGATCACAGTATCATGCTTGATGCTGTTGTGTCTGAGCAACTTTTAAGTAGCATTTTTCAGTCATTTTCTCCACTACATGATGGTGCTGTAATTATAAAAAAAGATAGAATTAATTGTGCATCTGCTCAATTACCTTTATCTAAAAATCCAAGATTTTCAAAAAAGATGGGGACAAGACATAGTGCCGCAGTTGGTATATCAGAAGAAACAGATGCTGTTGTTTTAGTCGTAAGTGAAGAAACTGGAAATATTTCTATCGCATGGGAAGGTAACTTACAAAGACAAAGTTCTTCAGAAGCAGCGAGAAAAATGCTTTCTATTTTATTACTCCCAAGAGGACAAAATTCTAAAATTATGTATTGGTTTGAAAATTTTGTAATCTTTAAAATTCATAAAATTTATATAAAATCTAAATCATTTTTAAATTCTCCTTTTAGTAAAAATTATAAAAAAAGCGATAAGCAGCTACAAAGAAAAGTATCTTCTCTTGAAAATTTGGCAATGCAACAAGCAGAACTTTCAATACAACAAGTTGAATATGAAAATAAAATTGCCTCAAATATACCTAATAATATTCATATTAGATTCCCAAGAAGCTCAAAAATAAAAGATATTAAGTCTAATGATATGCAATTTATTTCAAGTAATATTTTAAGTAAAAATCAAAATTTAAATATTACTCAAAATATTAATGAAAATATCATTGAAGATGAGAATGATCTAAATGAAAATGATGATCATAAAAATAAAAATGGTAGTGAAAAAAATAAAGCTTTAAAAGCAATAACAGAAATTGCTCCTGAAGATCGTTTTGATCCTCCAATTCCTAAATCACCTC
- a CDS encoding LolA family protein — protein MLKNNFIKFIGIIFSFLIIISSVFAEKKQDASSETIFEKKYLEILKTASKQDFFSVNFKQEIYSALREKISSSDGILHIKKPASFRFEIISPRQEIYVSNSKNFWKYIPELKHAQSLQANANELAFVQLLTNLANIKKFYNVSAWKKPDDQKTNENINTPYVKSDTPPLQNDDDIHLRLIPKEDKQQKVLYAVIQVKTGLIQELRIVQTNGNRTRLLFNDYSSKKFSDEVFEFKPPQGIVVDKL, from the coding sequence ATGTTGAAAAATAACTTTATTAAATTTATTGGTATAATTTTTTCCTTTTTAATTATTATTTCATCAGTTTTTGCTGAAAAAAAACAAGATGCTAGTAGTGAAACTATTTTTGAAAAAAAATACCTTGAAATTTTAAAAACTGCTTCAAAACAAGACTTTTTTTCAGTTAATTTCAAACAAGAGATATATTCTGCTCTGCGTGAAAAAATTTCATCATCTGATGGAATTCTTCATATCAAAAAACCAGCATCTTTTAGATTTGAAATTATTTCCCCTCGTCAAGAAATTTATGTTTCTAATAGTAAAAATTTTTGGAAATATATTCCCGAATTAAAACATGCTCAAAGCTTGCAAGCAAATGCTAATGAATTAGCATTTGTTCAACTGTTAACTAATCTAGCAAATATCAAAAAATTCTATAACGTATCCGCTTGGAAAAAACCTGATGATCAAAAGACAAACGAGAACATAAATACACCGTATGTTAAATCTGACACTCCTCCACTGCAAAATGACGATGATATCCATTTAAGACTCATCCCTAAAGAAGACAAACAGCAAAAAGTTTTATACGCTGTTATTCAGGTGAAGACAGGTCTCATTCAAGAGTTAAGAATTGTTCAAACCAACGGAAACAGAACAAGATTACTTTTCAATGACTACTCATCTAAAAAATTTAGTGATGAAGTTTTTGAGTTTAAACCACCACAGGGAATCGTTGTGGATAAGCTATAA
- a CDS encoding LOG family protein: protein MNTVHPPVIAFYYSTANNLPNDLISEGYNIGTYFGKLSCNIILENQQNSPLTASIMEGSLQQNKLNKFSLIKSKEEKFIKSDILIFLPGGLETLDDLLFCINYNKKLSQKKPIIIYNYSNFYSNFINWMEELSLTNFINPSSELFCICQNVYEFNYFFNEV from the coding sequence ATGAATACAGTTCATCCGCCAGTTATTGCTTTTTATTATTCCACAGCAAATAACTTACCAAATGACTTAATTTCAGAAGGATATAATATTGGTACCTATTTTGGAAAATTATCGTGTAATATAATTTTAGAAAATCAACAAAATTCTCCATTAACAGCTTCTATTATGGAAGGAAGTTTACAACAAAATAAACTAAACAAATTTAGTCTAATTAAAAGTAAAGAAGAAAAATTTATTAAATCAGATATCCTAATTTTTTTGCCTGGTGGATTAGAAACTTTAGATGACCTTCTTTTTTGTATAAATTATAATAAAAAATTATCACAAAAAAAGCCTATAATTATTTATAATTATAGTAATTTTTACAGTAATTTTATAAATTGGATGGAAGAACTTTCTCTTACTAATTTTATAAATCCAAGTTCAGAATTATTTTGTATATGTCAAAATGTTTATGAATTTAATTATTTTTTTAATGAGGTATAA
- a CDS encoding phosphatase PAP2 family protein gives MTLDLPPQTIPQHYEEKLSNWSSFNPGEWKQDIFTIPLEIGLIAGINQYSSMRSTPLWPFNNEVADKDPKETTYPRSKLLPYALGTSAAIIGGLSLYSSDFPTYRHGIGWIHAHLLTEVATSTAKVTFQRKRPFYDKKVSQGNQPSIDDKYSFFSGHASHAFTFATYSSALLFKYSDSSLLNWTYASLIFTGASIIAASRVTDNAHNTSDVITGAIVGTIISAFVFFRVEEVNEKKQEKLIHNLNMSPIVYRDEVNKSWYGINVDFNI, from the coding sequence ATGACTTTAGATCTTCCTCCACAAACTATTCCCCAGCATTATGAAGAAAAATTATCAAATTGGTCTAGTTTTAATCCTGGGGAATGGAAACAAGACATTTTTACAATTCCTCTTGAAATTGGTCTTATTGCTGGAATTAATCAATATAGTTCTATGCGATCCACACCACTATGGCCCTTTAATAATGAAGTTGCGGATAAAGATCCCAAAGAGACCACATATCCTCGCTCGAAACTATTACCTTATGCTTTAGGTACTTCTGCTGCAATTATTGGAGGTCTTAGCCTCTATTCAAGTGACTTTCCAACATATAGGCACGGTATCGGTTGGATACATGCACATCTTTTGACAGAAGTTGCTACTTCTACAGCTAAAGTTACTTTCCAAAGAAAAAGACCTTTCTATGATAAGAAGGTTTCTCAAGGAAATCAGCCTTCAATTGATGATAAATATTCATTTTTTAGTGGTCACGCTTCACATGCTTTTACATTCGCAACTTACTCCTCTGCTTTATTATTCAAGTATTCAGATTCTTCTTTGCTAAATTGGACTTATGCTAGCTTGATTTTTACGGGAGCAAGTATTATTGCTGCCTCAAGAGTTACCGATAATGCTCATAATACTAGTGATGTAATTACAGGAGCTATTGTAGGAACAATTATTTCAGCTTTTGTCTTTTTTAGAGTGGAAGAAGTTAATGAAAAAAAACAAGAAAAACTTATTCATAATTTAAATATGTCACCTATTGTCTACCGTGATGAAGTCAATAAATCATGGTACGGAATAAATGTTGATTTCAATATTTAA
- the lgt gene encoding prolipoprotein diacylglyceryl transferase, giving the protein MIPSQSYWTFDLSPFVFQVKNINFNWVTTWWGILSLLIVFGGGYFFTRLKIQNTKLELKNPKNSIALKKLQNWELIQTILIYSFVVLGVLYCLQVLNVNWGLRWYSTMYLIGFIAVYVGCMHWIRKKTLMLTEAMLMNLITFCILGMLVGARLVYVFIYNWDYYKDRPLDAIATWEGGLSFHGGIIGVSLAIIFYCRKNNIPFFHLTDKLVRIIPIGIGMGRIGNFLNGELWGRAVESNVPWAIIFPDGGNVARHPSQIYQSLGEGWGLFVTLFIISRWKHREGTISACFIMFYCFYRFIVEYFRAADAQINYFYLNNFTWQPLNAFPGTPNWQVITMGQILCFFFFFFGCFLMYLSRKNILEGGQEWQTRMDQFIRMHNSEKKK; this is encoded by the coding sequence ATGATACCATCGCAATCTTATTGGACATTTGACTTAAGTCCCTTTGTTTTTCAAGTCAAAAATATAAATTTTAATTGGGTAACTACTTGGTGGGGGATTCTTTCTCTTCTTATTGTTTTTGGTGGAGGTTATTTTTTTACACGCCTAAAAATTCAAAACACAAAACTAGAGCTAAAAAATCCTAAAAATTCAATTGCTCTAAAAAAACTCCAGAACTGGGAACTCATTCAAACGATACTTATTTATTCCTTTGTTGTTCTAGGAGTCTTGTACTGTTTGCAAGTATTAAATGTAAATTGGGGCTTACGCTGGTATAGCACAATGTACCTAATTGGTTTTATTGCCGTCTATGTTGGCTGCATGCACTGGATTCGCAAAAAAACTCTGATGCTAACCGAAGCCATGTTAATGAATTTAATTACTTTTTGTATTTTAGGAATGCTCGTTGGAGCTAGATTAGTTTATGTTTTCATTTACAACTGGGATTACTATAAAGATCGTCCTCTAGATGCAATTGCTACATGGGAAGGTGGGCTTTCATTTCACGGTGGAATAATTGGAGTTTCATTAGCAATCATTTTTTATTGCAGAAAAAACAATATTCCTTTTTTCCATTTAACTGATAAATTGGTTCGCATTATTCCTATAGGAATTGGTATGGGACGAATTGGAAATTTTTTAAACGGTGAGCTATGGGGGCGCGCTGTTGAAAGCAATGTCCCTTGGGCAATTATCTTTCCTGATGGCGGAAATGTTGCAAGACATCCTAGCCAAATTTATCAAAGTTTGGGTGAAGGCTGGGGGCTTTTTGTTACTTTATTTATTATTTCCCGTTGGAAACACAGAGAAGGCACAATATCTGCTTGTTTCATTATGTTTTATTGCTTTTATCGTTTTATTGTTGAATATTTTAGAGCTGCAGACGCTCAAATTAACTATTTCTATTTAAATAATTTTACTTGGCAACCATTAAATGCGTTTCCAGGAACACCTAATTGGCAAGTAATTACTATGGGTCAAATATTATGCTTTTTCTTCTTTTTCTTTGGGTGTTTTTTGATGTATCTATCACGCAAAAATATCCTAGAAGGAGGCCAAGAATGGCAAACTAGAATGGATCAATTTATAAGAATGCATAACTCAGAGAAAAAGAAATGA
- a CDS encoding transglycosylase domain-containing protein, whose product MKKILFLFLFLIFLSCIPVFGGIGYVAWQVYAGNYADFEKSRIIEILSKETVLYYADGQSQLGSLFGQEHRIYVNIDQIPQAMKDSIVAAEDEDFYTNIGIDPKGIVRAAIHNIIFKTRQGASTITQQTVKNLFGRKETDLYTKFQEMINAFKLEKMYSKDQILEFYLNQFHVTGNGRGVGVAAKYYFNKNVEDLNLIESAFIAGSVKGPEKYNPFTKTSVVAQEKARREALIRKNYVLERLLKTQKITKQQYEESVKEQVPFNQGKFQFNELAVNQIILKQLSRPEILTAIGANNVDEVGTMGLRLTTTLEKNIQSASQYGLRQNLSRIQIILNGFSAEPQSNFVNIQRPDLYGFYVGKVESIDKSAESEKVTVSFGIPTCIINTEALGRTAIIADQPYKRGKKKSLEVLLSSLHVGQYVLTSVSKIKDNQLFCDLESRPRVQGAAIVLDKGKIVAMAGGFSSNEYNRAIFAERQPGSSFKLPVYYAAQQLGWTVLDPLPNIRDAFIWQGVFYFPRPDHAISSLETTILGAGAKSENLSSVWLLKHLLDKLTYDQYLDLLNFLEISGKGKTLEQTLSLIANKFNASADNEIYIKSGILEKVKTDMLSDLSVIGNNRLKIFLRTLHYGNGFEKQEQIIGDDKELPPKEKELRLNILKNNLLRWNKLSIQAKKAIDSLNKIVGGSNLAEVDRDLLSSFAKNDDGNLVFLGNSPWKPEVTSALVSSTKLTPLNFDSLLTYVKANPNLLNSSSVLLDGIVNVSIIDSINSDLNKKWKDVQSAPALERLYWNSDFRYSLAMYYAANMVNDMGVQEPLKWVPSFSLGSNDVTLADLALMYQTFLTGKTYRYFNTAQPNQLLLIKRIEDANGNLLWEAKAKEFQFSDNFYSAPTLNTLRGTVTAGTAYILNKSVILRSNDEEIDKQLLSSPIKVPAFGKTGTTNEYKNGTYIGFLPYPTTKGDILSPDNSFTIATYIGYDSNEPMVRKGYRVYGGAAIPAWEEIAVAIIKDQDYAEKLDWKFLHSKKAHVIPFDYGSGLSQVVVPINSGVTVSAQDPDDDEKSQVDNPYANDYSDTGQRLFKVYLQGSTSDGVFIPKRKVSFYNPVPPPSAPVISLGTSESTSESPEKQTNTAPIVPVPLSSFSGKQTNDDKSSLDSADDEELPKAKLGDKSNDDIPPPPPVLQKN is encoded by the coding sequence ATGAAAAAGATTCTCTTCCTTTTTTTGTTTTTAATTTTCCTTTCTTGCATACCAGTATTTGGTGGAATTGGTTATGTAGCTTGGCAAGTTTATGCTGGAAACTATGCGGATTTCGAAAAATCAAGAATTATTGAAATTCTTTCGAAAGAAACAGTTCTGTATTATGCAGATGGTCAATCACAATTAGGAAGTTTGTTTGGTCAAGAGCATAGAATCTATGTAAATATTGATCAAATTCCACAAGCAATGAAAGATTCTATAGTTGCTGCGGAAGATGAAGATTTTTACACCAATATTGGGATTGATCCAAAAGGGATAGTTAGAGCTGCAATTCATAATATAATATTTAAAACAAGGCAGGGTGCTTCAACTATAACTCAACAAACAGTAAAAAATTTATTTGGACGAAAAGAAACAGATTTATATACAAAATTTCAAGAAATGATAAATGCTTTCAAACTTGAAAAAATGTATTCAAAAGATCAAATTCTTGAGTTTTACTTAAATCAGTTTCATGTCACAGGTAATGGCAGAGGAGTTGGTGTTGCAGCAAAATATTATTTTAATAAAAATGTAGAGGATTTAAATTTAATAGAATCTGCATTTATTGCAGGAAGTGTAAAAGGACCTGAAAAATATAATCCATTTACTAAAACTTCTGTTGTTGCGCAAGAAAAAGCTAGAAGAGAAGCATTAATTAGAAAAAATTATGTTTTAGAAAGATTATTAAAAACTCAAAAAATAACTAAACAGCAATATGAAGAATCAGTAAAGGAACAGGTTCCGTTCAATCAAGGTAAGTTCCAGTTTAATGAATTAGCCGTAAATCAAATAATATTAAAACAACTTTCTCGACCTGAGATTTTAACCGCAATAGGTGCAAATAATGTTGATGAAGTTGGTACAATGGGATTAAGACTTACGACTACTTTAGAAAAAAATATTCAATCTGCTTCTCAATATGGGTTAAGACAAAATTTAAGTCGTATACAAATTATTCTTAATGGTTTTAGTGCTGAGCCTCAATCAAATTTTGTAAATATTCAGCGACCAGATCTATATGGATTTTATGTAGGTAAAGTCGAATCTATAGATAAATCAGCAGAAAGTGAGAAAGTAACAGTTAGTTTTGGAATTCCTACTTGCATTATTAATACAGAAGCTCTTGGAAGAACCGCAATTATAGCAGATCAGCCTTACAAACGTGGAAAGAAAAAATCATTAGAAGTACTGTTATCATCACTTCATGTAGGTCAGTATGTTTTAACTAGTGTCAGTAAGATAAAAGATAATCAATTATTTTGTGATTTAGAATCAAGACCAAGAGTTCAAGGTGCTGCGATAGTTTTAGATAAAGGAAAAATAGTGGCAATGGCTGGTGGGTTTTCTTCTAATGAGTATAACCGTGCTATTTTTGCTGAGAGACAACCTGGTTCTTCCTTCAAATTACCAGTTTATTATGCGGCTCAACAATTAGGTTGGACAGTACTCGATCCTTTGCCAAATATTCGTGATGCTTTTATTTGGCAAGGAGTTTTCTACTTTCCTCGTCCTGATCATGCTATTAGTAGTTTAGAAACAACAATTTTGGGAGCAGGAGCAAAATCAGAAAACTTATCCAGTGTTTGGTTATTAAAACATTTATTGGATAAATTAACTTATGATCAATATCTTGACCTATTAAATTTCCTTGAAATTTCTGGGAAGGGAAAAACTTTAGAACAAACATTAAGCTTAATTGCTAATAAATTTAATGCTTCTGCTGATAATGAGATTTATATAAAGAGTGGGATATTAGAAAAAGTTAAAACAGATATGTTATCTGATTTAAGTGTAATTGGCAACAATAGATTAAAAATTTTTCTAAGAACATTACATTATGGGAATGGCTTCGAAAAGCAAGAACAAATCATTGGAGACGATAAGGAATTACCTCCAAAAGAAAAAGAATTAAGATTAAATATCTTAAAAAATAACTTGTTACGTTGGAATAAATTATCAATACAAGCAAAAAAAGCGATTGATTCGTTAAATAAAATTGTAGGAGGATCTAATCTTGCAGAAGTTGACAGAGATTTATTATCTTCTTTTGCCAAAAATGATGATGGAAATCTTGTTTTTCTTGGAAATAGTCCTTGGAAACCAGAAGTTACTTCTGCTTTAGTTTCTTCTACTAAATTAACTCCGTTAAATTTTGATTCATTGTTAACATACGTTAAAGCTAATCCAAATTTATTAAATTCATCTTCAGTGTTACTTGATGGTATAGTAAACGTATCAATTATAGATTCCATAAATTCTGATTTAAACAAAAAATGGAAAGATGTACAATCTGCTCCTGCATTAGAAAGATTATATTGGAACTCTGATTTTAGATATTCGTTAGCTATGTACTACGCTGCGAATATGGTAAATGATATGGGTGTTCAAGAACCTTTAAAATGGGTACCTTCTTTTTCTTTAGGTTCAAATGATGTTACACTTGCAGACCTTGCTTTAATGTATCAAACATTTTTAACCGGTAAAACGTATCGTTACTTTAACACGGCGCAACCTAATCAGTTGTTACTTATAAAACGTATTGAGGATGCAAATGGAAACTTATTGTGGGAAGCAAAAGCAAAAGAATTTCAATTTTCAGATAATTTTTATTCTGCACCTACATTAAATACATTGCGCGGCACGGTAACAGCTGGAACGGCATACATATTAAATAAAAGTGTTATTCTTCGTTCAAACGATGAAGAAATTGATAAACAATTATTATCGTCACCAATCAAAGTACCAGCTTTTGGAAAAACTGGTACAACAAATGAATATAAGAATGGTACATATATTGGCTTCCTACCATACCCTACTACAAAAGGAGATATTCTTTCCCCCGATAATTCATTTACTATAGCAACATATATTGGCTACGATAGTAACGAACCAATGGTAAGAAAAGGGTATAGAGTTTACGGTGGAGCAGCTATCCCTGCTTGGGAAGAAATTGCTGTAGCAATCATTAAAGACCAAGATTACGCTGAAAAACTAGATTGGAAATTTCTGCATAGTAAAAAAGCTCACGTCATCCCGTTTGACTATGGATCTGGACTTTCACAAGTCGTTGTTCCAATAAATTCAGGTGTGACTGTCTCAGCACAAGATCCAGATGATGATGAAAAATCTCAGGTAGATAACCCATATGCCAACGATTACTCTGACACTGGACAACGTTTATTTAAAGTTTACTTACAAGGTTCAACTTCTGATGGAGTATTTATTCCAAAAAGGAAGGTGTCATTTTACAATCCCGTACCTCCACCATCTGCTCCTGTAATAAGTTTAGGAACTTCAGAATCAACTTCTGAAAGTCCTGAAAAACAGACTAATACAGCTCCCATTGTCCCTGTTCCTTTATCAAGTTTTTCAGGCAAACAAACAAATGATGATAAATCATCATTAGATTCAGCAGATGATGAAGAGCTGCCAAAGGCAAAATTGGGTGATAAAAGTAACGATGATATTCCTCCTCCACCACCTGTTTTACAAAAAAATTAA
- a CDS encoding ATP-binding protein, with product MYGIDNKFYWKVSYFLSDIRTVACFFVACLSLQLANTNFINPKVYISFYCLSAWMVTAIFLLFRLVYLSGIKQYLLFSNIAAIYSIICWTELTITLINDESLLKISPFLIKIPLLAFYIYILRINLKFKLPVSRMEPWIKCIYFLAIPYFIFSIYNYINPNKTGKLIELLIVTYINLSAFFHALTVSVFEYLRLGKLQDDMEKRNQEIFLFAEKAKESTRLKGEFLANMSHELRTPLNGILGSATLLIGTKLNQEQRNYLETLRICGNNLLVIINEILDYSKLEANKLELEHIPFEINSCIENVFELLAPAAAGQNTQLLYTIDEDVSKIIVSDYTRIQQITTHLVDNAIKFTNNGYATVRVKNEREEKKHYIRIEVIDTGRGISKKDIGKLFKSFSQVDDSSTRKYGGTGLGLSIAKRLTELLGGNIGVKSEIGKGSTFSFTIKINPEECFNASKEKEIEYSNKLMQLQNKICFILEKSTLQGDILKDRIEKWGVETYIATSEQESIEIPSQISPSFVLISVDDFDSERIRNELIAKYMDRQIIFIALLKNSNTYYADEKVIPIGFAASIAKPLRYSQLFDTLLDTSNAKRKGNSAGIKTEQNKLSDTFPLRILVAEDNVVNQKLITNMLKKFGYLCDIVANGNEVIESLTRNSYDIILMDVQMPELDGIEATKKILQKYPKSSSRPHIIAMTAHARGAEGQVCLDAGMEGYLGKPIDMKELKQVLEFWGGKVTKIKSTA from the coding sequence ATGTACGGAATAGATAATAAATTTTATTGGAAAGTTTCTTACTTCTTATCAGATATAAGAACTGTTGCATGTTTTTTTGTTGCTTGTTTATCTCTACAATTAGCGAATACAAATTTTATTAATCCAAAGGTTTATATAAGCTTTTACTGTTTGTCTGCTTGGATGGTTACAGCTATATTCTTACTTTTTCGTTTGGTTTATTTAAGTGGTATTAAACAATATTTACTTTTTTCTAATATAGCAGCTATATATTCAATAATATGTTGGACTGAATTAACAATTACATTAATTAATGATGAAAGTCTTTTGAAAATATCACCTTTTCTTATTAAAATACCTCTTCTTGCATTTTATATATATATTCTAAGAATAAATTTGAAATTTAAATTACCAGTGAGTAGAATGGAACCATGGATAAAATGCATTTATTTTTTAGCTATTCCATATTTTATATTTTCAATATATAATTATATTAATCCAAATAAAACAGGCAAATTAATTGAGCTTCTAATAGTTACTTATATTAATTTATCAGCATTTTTCCACGCCTTAACAGTATCAGTGTTTGAATATTTACGCCTAGGAAAGTTACAAGATGACATGGAAAAACGGAACCAAGAAATTTTCCTCTTTGCAGAAAAAGCTAAAGAATCAACTAGACTTAAAGGGGAATTTTTAGCCAATATGAGCCATGAACTTAGAACTCCATTAAATGGAATTTTAGGTTCGGCAACACTCCTAATAGGTACCAAGCTCAATCAAGAACAAAGAAACTATTTAGAAACTTTAAGAATATGCGGAAATAATTTACTTGTCATAATAAATGAAATATTAGATTATTCAAAATTAGAAGCCAATAAACTAGAATTAGAACATATTCCTTTTGAAATTAACTCATGCATAGAGAATGTTTTTGAACTTTTAGCTCCAGCAGCTGCAGGTCAAAATACTCAACTTTTATATACTATTGATGAAGATGTTTCAAAAATAATTGTGAGTGATTATACACGTATTCAACAAATAACTACACATCTTGTAGATAATGCAATTAAGTTTACAAACAATGGCTATGCAACAGTTAGAGTAAAAAATGAACGCGAAGAAAAAAAACACTACATTAGAATTGAAGTGATAGATACTGGTAGAGGAATTTCTAAAAAAGATATTGGAAAACTCTTTAAATCATTTTCACAAGTTGATGATTCATCAACTAGAAAGTATGGCGGTACAGGATTAGGTTTGAGCATTGCAAAACGTCTAACGGAACTACTTGGGGGTAATATTGGTGTCAAAAGTGAAATTGGAAAAGGTTCTACTTTTAGCTTTACCATTAAAATAAACCCCGAAGAATGCTTTAATGCAAGTAAGGAAAAAGAAATTGAATATTCTAATAAACTTATGCAATTGCAAAATAAAATTTGTTTTATATTAGAAAAAAGCACTCTTCAAGGTGATATTTTAAAAGACAGAATAGAAAAATGGGGTGTTGAAACATATATTGCTACTAGCGAGCAAGAATCAATAGAAATTCCTTCGCAAATTTCACCTAGTTTTGTTTTAATTTCAGTTGATGATTTTGATTCAGAAAGAATTAGAAATGAATTAATCGCAAAATATATGGACCGACAAATAATTTTTATCGCACTCCTTAAAAATTCAAATACATATTATGCAGATGAAAAAGTTATTCCAATAGGCTTTGCTGCCTCTATAGCAAAACCATTAAGATATTCGCAGTTATTTGATACGTTGCTAGATACATCAAATGCAAAAAGAAAAGGTAACAGTGCAGGAATTAAAACTGAGCAAAATAAATTATCTGATACATTTCCTTTACGAATACTTGTTGCAGAAGATAATGTTGTTAATCAAAAACTCATTACTAATATGCTTAAAAAATTTGGTTATTTATGTGATATTGTTGCTAATGGAAATGAAGTAATAGAATCTTTGACCCGCAATAGTTACGATATCATATTAATGGATGTGCAAATGCCTGAATTAGATGGAATTGAGGCTACTAAAAAAATACTTCAAAAATATCCAAAAAGTTCTTCAAGACCACACATAATTGCAATGACAGCACATGCAAGAGGTGCTGAAGGGCAAGTATGCCTAGATGCTGGAATGGAAGGTTATCTTGGCAAGCCAATTGATATGAAAGAACTCAAGCAGGTTCTTGAGTTCTGGGGTGGAAAAGTTACAAAAATAAAATCTACAGCTTAA